Below is a window of Drosophila miranda strain MSH22 chromosome 3, D.miranda_PacBio2.1, whole genome shotgun sequence DNA.
cggaacaaagaattggtcgttttttgaatcgaatttgagttcgccgcagttcgccgcagttcgctttagcaacaatgagtctcattccatacacaaacatgttgctaattccatgcacacataccctgggggaaatgaatgttatagaattgtgaatacgtttgtcttccaaggctcagtaggtatcaggatcgacataaatatgtacaagatactaataatacACATGAATAAGTCaaaaacatatcaatttgagaaaaggtcttaataAATTGCGTTTGATctacatataaaattaacgaaatagggtgcaCAAGGgcctatacacgcatcatgtcttcaaataccagcaacattgcgactgattttttgttgaactattttgtttaaaccttgttttagttaaaatacaataaacgcaaggactaaaaactaaccaattgtgtagaaaatttattcatcaatgggataaaattatgtgggcagtgcaaaatgttctatatagctagtaatattcgtcggaatatcaaaaacgaggagtATGTAAattagaacttgaattcgtcagtatatttacggtatatttttaaaatgagatggtatgtttcggtatatttcggaGAGTCAGGCCGTATATCTTCTCGATAAATCCGCGGGCACACTGACGCGTTCAGATCAATGGCCGCGCGcaaaatcaacaacaaaaaataattctTTTAAAAGGCAGATAAATCCGGCCTCCCGGGTGGAATTCTCAATGCTGCGACCCTTGCGATCACAGACGGACTTCCCCAGATAGAAGACctagcgttgaagtccccgccCACTATTGAGGGTATGTCAAGCGAAGCCGCGAATtcgaaaaacttttttgtgcCCGATTTAAACTGTGAAACTGTTGTTGATGGCGGTGCATATAtgctaaaaatattgaaattgctcttgaggtttaatgtttttattccTAAAATTTCTAGCAACGACTATCAGCACTGAACACATATTTTTAACCGATAATCTAATCAATTTTATATAAAAGTGGCTAATTTTAAGTACCATCTTTATTGGcattgtttataaaataaggtttcaataaaaaatgtcaacaatttccactaagtttatttctttacaTGGTAACTACCCATTTGCAACAtattaaaatcatttttataaagGGGAATATGTGTACTTTTCAAAATTGTTGGCCCGTTCTTTTCCATATAAGCCCCATGGAAgcgccagtgtgaaaaacccccgttatgcatatttttacattccttttttttatatttttgaaaaCATTGAGATTTTGATGGCAAGTGATCAAGATTTCGATGATTTCCCGCATTAATAATCGATGTGGCTCTAAATTGCATTTTTACACGACTTCTACATTGGGGCATTGGCCAAGAGGGTGAGTGCATAACCTTAATATACTGGAAAATACTATGGAaagtatttttatattttgcaaGGTGTGTGAGCCAGACATTGTGGCAAGAAAATTAGTGTACTAAGTGACTTGGcgataaaatatacggtctgaaATATGCCACATATACCCACTTAAgacccctctatttaaacagtcATTGTAGATACCTCCTATCCCTTCTTTtactcacaaaaaaaaacccactaTATCCACGATTTTCACTATTTTCGGTGCAATATTAAAATACCCCTTTGGCATACAATGGGCTAATCGTTCTGTGATTTGATATTATTAGCTTGCTAGGACTTTATAGCTGAACATGAagtttatccgattgatagaTTATTTTTCTAAAATAGTAGCCAACTTTTGCTAGTCATTCTTATTGGATTTGTTTAGAATTTTCACGAGTTTTCAAAGtgaaaattttgaaaaatataccgctAAAAATTATTGTGTAAAAAAAGCACTACCTTTAAAAAAACTGCATACAAAATACCAGATTAAATTGTTAAACAAATTCTAAGTCCCCAATCTATCAAAAAAAGTTTCCTTGCCAGGTAAAAAAGaggtaaatattattattattagtattattttccgcGGTCTAACTCGAGTTGTTATCCAGTTTAAATAaaggggcttaagtgggctaagttcgttttttcatcggtatggCACGCTGAAAAGGCGTCATTCTTAAGAAGCATCCCTCCATTTTTTTTAAACTCCTAAATAATTACTGCTCGACGTCATAATGCAGCGCCACAGGGAATTATATAAACAGCAATCACTTGCTTTCAGCCCACGCAATTTCAATGAGCAGAACCGGGAACTCCAGAATGCGGCGCGTGCAAAACAGCGCGAGTATCGTTTTCAAAGCAACCGCATTATTAGTGTTAGTCCAACTCCCGTCAAGCGTGCGGCACCTATACCGCCCTCAGAGGAGGCGCAGCCACGCCTTACCTATGTCGCTCCTCCTAAGGAGAATCGAAAACCAGAGCTGCctcagcagcagaggaacccCACCCGGGACCTTTACATAAAGCGCTTCGTGGATTGGAAGGCTGCCAGGAAGGAACAAACAAAGAACGAGCAAATTGCTCGTCGTGGTCAAAAGATGTTCACATATAAAACCGAAACACTTAAACCTGCGACAAACCCCCAGAAAGAGCAGGAGAACGCTCCGGCATTTGTGCCGCCAAAAAGGCACTCCTTATATGTTTTGGCAAAAAAAACTTAGTGTACGCAGACGGCAGCGGAGAGGAAACAGCCTTTGGCAACCCAATTGCGTACCCAGGGTCATCCATCCAGATTGCGCGCTCAGCCTGCGGCAACCATGGCAAAGCTGCAACATGCAACGTCGCGTCCTCAACCGGTCACTGTGAAGACCCAAACATCAAACATCAGCAAGGAATGTCCAGCCAGCCACAGTGAAGCCTGCACCTTCACGTGCATTGCCCTTGAAGCCTACAGCAGGCCCAAAGCCCAAGGCAGCAGATTTGGTCGTTGGACCTTCTGCAAATGGGGTTGTTCATTTGCCATATGTGAGGACGCAACCATTCGAAAAGCCGGCCGTGAGTAAGCCCACCTTAAAAATACCAGCAGTGAAACCAAAGCCCATTCAAGGATGCGGCGGAGGGGGAGCTGCGGGAAAATTTAAGTCGACCGCAGTAGCAAAAGGGCCGGTAAAAAGGGCCAATAAAAAACAAGCTTGCCAGCCAATTGTCGACCAGAATGAAGGACAAGAGCAACGTCAGCAAGTACGTAGGTCTTCAAAAGAATGTTCGAAATCGGCCGGAGCTGATGAGAGAGTTGGTTGAGGCTGGGACCACTGAACTCCCACTGCCTCCCAATACGCCGCTGGAAGAGAAGATAAGTTTCCCTGCTCTGGCCACATTCACGCAGTGCAAGACGAACAATTGCAGTCAAGAAATGATAGAAGCCTTGGGTGAGATTTCAAATCTGAGTCCAGTGGGTCCAATGAGCAGCCACCGAGATTCGAAAGCGAAGCGGAAATTTGACTTTTCTAGGTACTCTTTGATAAAAACGGCAGCTAAAGAGAGTTTGATCTTGGATCCATATCTGGCTAAGGGTAAGTACAACAGGAATAAAATGGAGTAAAATGTAATATTATTGGTTTCCAGATCCAGATGATAAAGAACAAGAAAATTCTACTCTGAAGGCAGCTGCGGAGCAAACCCCTCCTCGCAGGATTTCCGATGAGAAGCCCAACTACTTAAGTCCATATGTGAGCGTCTCGCGCGGTAAAGTCAACTCTCGCTGTGAGCGTGAGAAGCGAAACAGCATGTATTTGCCCGGTGAGGAGTATCCTGTTGCTCTACTTTCGCATACAGCTGGAGAATGAGATTCGACGACTGCGAGATATCTGCAGCGAGTGGGAAGCCTATAGCAAGGAGAATGAGGCGCATCTGGTTGAGACGGGCGGCATAGATATGATCAATGTGGCCATTGGACAGACAAATTTGCTCTCTACCAAGAAATTGATGCAGTTCAGCGGTCTGATTGACCGTTGCGAGGCGGGAGCTACGGGCAAGAACCATCGACCCTACGATGGCAGCGAGGAGACGAAACCCGTCCAGGCAGAGGATCTGGAAGGGTGGTGGGACATGCTGCGACTCCAGAGTGAGAATGTTGACAAGCGCTTTGATAACTTGAAGCGATGGAAACAGAACAATTGGCAGGACCCCGATAGAGTTGAGGAATCGAAAATACCAGCCAAGCCTGTGGCCAAACAGGCTTCAAGGGCAATGCACGTGAAGGTGCAGGCTTCACTGTGGCTGGCTGGACATTCCTTGCTGATGTTTGATGTTTCATGTTTGATGTTTGGGTCTTCACAGTGACCGGTTGAGGACGCGACGTTGCATGTTGCAGCTTTGCCAT
It encodes the following:
- the LOC117187764 gene encoding guanylate kinase-associated protein mars-like, with protein sequence MKDKSNVSKYVGLQKNVRNRPELMRELVEAGTTELPLPPNTPLEEKISFPALATFTQCKTNNCSQEMIEALGEISNLSPVGPMSSHRDSKAKRKFDFSRYSLIKTAAKESLILDPYLAKDPDDKEQENSTLKAAAEQTPPRRISDEKPNYLSPYVSVSRGKVNSRCEREKRNSMYLPGEEYPVALLSHTAGE